A single region of the Streptomyces sp. AM 4-1-1 genome encodes:
- the hrcA gene encoding heat-inducible transcriptional repressor HrcA yields the protein MLSERRLEVLRAIVQDYVGTEEPVGSKALTERHKLGVSPATVRNDMAVLEDEGFIAQPHTSAGRIPTDKGYRLFVDRLAGVKPLSPPERRAIQNFLDGAVDLDDVVGRTVRLLAQLTRQVAVVQYPSLTRSTVRHVELLSLAPARLMLVLITDTGRVEQRMIDCPAPFGETSLADLRARLNSRVVGRRFSDVPQLVQDLPESFDSEDRGTVATVLSILLESLVEETEERLMIGGTSNLTRFGHDFPVMIRPVLEALEEQVVLLKLLGEATDPGMTVRIGHENAHEGLNSTSVVAVGYGSGDEAVAKLGVVGPTRMDYPGTMGAVRAVARYVGQILAES from the coding sequence GTGCTCAGTGAACGCAGACTCGAAGTGCTGCGCGCCATCGTCCAGGACTACGTCGGCACCGAGGAGCCCGTCGGCTCCAAGGCGCTCACGGAGCGGCACAAGCTCGGGGTCTCCCCGGCCACGGTGCGCAACGACATGGCGGTGCTGGAGGACGAGGGTTTCATCGCCCAGCCGCACACCAGCGCGGGACGCATTCCGACGGACAAGGGCTACCGCCTCTTCGTCGACCGGCTCGCGGGCGTCAAGCCCCTGTCGCCACCGGAGCGCCGGGCCATCCAGAATTTCCTCGACGGCGCGGTCGACCTCGACGACGTGGTGGGCCGTACGGTACGGCTGCTGGCGCAGCTGACCCGGCAGGTCGCCGTCGTGCAGTACCCCTCGCTGACCCGCTCGACGGTGCGGCACGTGGAGCTGCTGTCGCTGGCGCCCGCCCGGCTGATGCTCGTCCTGATCACGGACACCGGCCGGGTCGAACAGCGCATGATCGACTGCCCCGCGCCGTTCGGTGAGACCTCTCTCGCCGATCTGCGGGCCCGGCTCAACAGCCGGGTCGTCGGACGCCGCTTCTCGGACGTCCCGCAGCTGGTGCAGGACCTGCCGGAATCCTTCGACAGCGAGGACCGTGGCACGGTGGCCACGGTGCTGTCGATCCTGCTCGAATCCCTCGTCGAGGAGACGGAGGAGCGGCTGATGATCGGCGGCACCTCCAACCTCACCCGCTTCGGGCACGACTTCCCCGTGATGATCCGGCCGGTGCTGGAGGCGCTGGAGGAGCAGGTCGTGCTGCTGAAGTTGCTCGGCGAGGCGACGGACCCGGGCATGACCGTACGTATCGGGCACGAGAACGCCCACGAGGGGCTCAACTCCACGTCCGTCGTCGCGGTCGGCTACGGTTCGGGCGACGAAGCAGTCGCCAAACTCGGCGTGGTCGGACCGACCCGCATGGACTACCCCGGAACGATGGGAGCGGTACGCGCAGTGGCACGTTACGTCGGACAGATCCTGGCGGAGTCGTAA
- a CDS encoding DUF3097 domain-containing protein — MRSYQPDLTPPWKRSAPVPEVPADPDLVVEEVSTGFCGAVVRCEKTAQGPTVTLEDRFGKHRVFPMEPRGFLLEGRVVTLVRPSATAPAPVRPSRTASGSVAVPGARARVARAGRIYVEGRHDAELVERVWGDDLRIEGVVVEYLEGIDDLPAIVREFAPDAGARLGVLVDHLVPGSKESRIAAQVSDPDVLVAGHPYIDVWEAVKPSSVGIAAWPVVPRGQDWKTGVCRALGWPDNTGAAWQHILSRVHSYRDLEPALLGRVEELIDFVTAPEDQRRG; from the coding sequence ATGCGCAGCTACCAACCGGACCTGACTCCGCCGTGGAAGAGGTCCGCCCCCGTGCCCGAGGTCCCCGCCGATCCCGATCTGGTCGTGGAGGAGGTCTCGACGGGCTTCTGCGGTGCGGTGGTCCGCTGCGAGAAGACCGCGCAGGGACCGACGGTGACCCTGGAGGACCGGTTCGGCAAGCACCGGGTGTTCCCGATGGAGCCGCGCGGGTTCCTGCTGGAGGGCAGGGTCGTCACCCTCGTACGCCCGTCGGCGACCGCGCCCGCACCGGTCCGGCCGTCCCGTACGGCGTCGGGTTCGGTGGCGGTTCCCGGGGCGCGGGCCAGGGTGGCACGGGCCGGGCGGATCTACGTGGAGGGCAGGCACGACGCGGAGCTGGTCGAGCGGGTCTGGGGCGACGATCTGCGGATCGAGGGGGTGGTCGTGGAGTATCTGGAGGGCATCGACGACCTCCCGGCGATCGTCCGCGAGTTCGCCCCCGACGCGGGGGCCCGGCTCGGGGTGCTGGTCGACCATCTGGTCCCGGGGTCGAAGGAGTCGCGGATCGCCGCCCAGGTCTCGGACCCGGACGTGCTGGTGGCCGGACACCCGTACATCGATGTCTGGGAGGCGGTGAAGCCGTCGTCGGTGGGGATCGCGGCCTGGCCGGTGGTGCCGCGCGGGCAGGACTGGAAGACGGGGGTGTGCCGGGCGCTGGGCTGGCCGGACAACACGGGCGCGGCCTGGCAGCACATCCTGTCGAGGGTCCACTCGTACCGCGACCTGGAACCGGCGCTGCTGGGCCGGGTCGAGGAACTGATCGACTTCGTCACGGCGCCGGAGGACCAGCGGCGGGGATGA
- a CDS encoding MBL fold metallo-hydrolase produces MNVSWEESGWERLGEGVGRRRLPGWDATVTLVAGADGVLLCDTGSTLREGVELRGRAEALLGRRVTHVALTHPHFDHVLGTAAFAGVEVYGAVGIADRLRRGSEELYADAVRHGVPEREAAEAVDTLVVPRHEVSGERTLDLGGGRRLLLAAVGPGHTGHDLAVLVPGAAGGPAVVLCGDLVEESGEPQAGPDAVPSRWPAALDRLLALGGESALYVPGHGAVVDAAFVRAQRDLLADRFGG; encoded by the coding sequence ATGAACGTCTCTTGGGAAGAGTCCGGCTGGGAGCGACTTGGTGAAGGCGTGGGCCGGCGACGGCTCCCGGGGTGGGACGCGACGGTCACGCTGGTGGCCGGAGCGGACGGGGTGCTGCTCTGCGACACCGGCTCGACGCTCCGGGAGGGCGTCGAACTGCGGGGCCGGGCCGAGGCGCTGCTCGGCCGGAGGGTGACGCATGTCGCACTGACGCATCCGCACTTCGACCATGTGCTGGGCACGGCGGCCTTCGCCGGGGTCGAGGTGTACGGGGCGGTCGGGATCGCGGACCGGCTGAGGCGCGGGTCGGAGGAACTGTACGCGGACGCGGTGCGCCACGGCGTGCCCGAACGGGAGGCGGCGGAGGCCGTCGACACGCTGGTGGTCCCGCGCCACGAGGTGTCCGGGGAACGGACGCTCGATCTGGGCGGTGGCCGTCGGCTGCTGCTCGCCGCCGTCGGACCGGGACACACCGGGCACGATCTGGCGGTGCTGGTGCCCGGGGCGGCGGGCGGCCCGGCCGTGGTGCTCTGCGGCGACCTGGTGGAGGAGTCCGGCGAACCGCAGGCGGGCCCGGACGCGGTTCCCTCCCGGTGGCCCGCCGCGCTGGACCGGCTGCTGGCGCTGGGCGGCGAGAGCGCGCTGTACGTGCCGGGGCACGGGGCGGTGGTGGACGCGGCGTTCGTGCGGGCGCAGCGCGATCTGCTGGCGGACCGCTTCGGCGGGTGA
- the hemW gene encoding radical SAM family heme chaperone HemW: MVGMPSVLPDGEPVPEDGALPRHALEGAADRPLGFYLHVPYCASRCGYCDFNTYTATELRGSGGALASRDNYAAHLIEEVRQARKVLGDDPRPVRTVFVGGGTPTLLAAGDLVRMLGAIRDEFGLADDAEITTEANPESVGPAYLATLREGGFNRISFGMQSARQHVLKILDRKHTPGRPEACVAEAREAGFEHVNLDLIYGTPGETDDDWRASLDAAIGAGPDHVSAYALIVEEGTGLARRIRRGEIPMTDDDAHADRYLIADGTMAAAGYSWYEVSNWSRTPEGRCLHNELYWRGADWWGAGPGAHSHVGGVRWWNVKHPGAYAQALSEGRSPGAGREVLSDEDRRVERILLELRLVDGCPLSLLAPAGLAAAGRAVRDGLLQEQPYGEGRAVLTLRGRLLADAVVRDLVD, translated from the coding sequence ATGGTGGGTATGCCTTCCGTACTGCCCGATGGTGAACCCGTGCCCGAGGACGGGGCCCTGCCCCGCCATGCCCTGGAAGGCGCCGCCGACCGGCCGCTCGGCTTCTATCTGCATGTGCCGTACTGCGCGTCCCGCTGCGGCTACTGCGACTTCAACACGTACACCGCCACCGAGCTGCGCGGCTCCGGGGGCGCCCTGGCCTCCCGGGACAACTACGCCGCGCATCTGATCGAGGAGGTCCGCCAAGCCCGCAAGGTCCTCGGTGACGACCCGCGCCCGGTCCGCACGGTGTTCGTCGGAGGCGGCACGCCGACACTGCTCGCGGCCGGTGATCTCGTACGGATGCTGGGGGCGATCCGTGACGAGTTCGGGCTCGCGGACGACGCCGAGATCACCACCGAGGCCAACCCGGAGTCGGTCGGTCCGGCGTACCTGGCGACGCTCAGGGAGGGGGGATTCAACCGGATCAGCTTCGGCATGCAGAGCGCCCGGCAGCACGTGCTGAAGATCCTGGACCGGAAGCACACCCCCGGCCGGCCCGAGGCGTGCGTCGCCGAGGCCCGGGAGGCGGGTTTCGAGCACGTCAACCTCGATCTGATCTACGGCACACCGGGGGAGACCGACGACGACTGGCGGGCCTCCCTCGACGCGGCGATCGGCGCCGGCCCCGACCATGTGTCGGCGTACGCGTTGATCGTCGAGGAAGGCACCGGGCTGGCCCGCCGCATCCGCCGCGGTGAGATCCCGATGACGGACGACGACGCGCACGCCGACCGGTACCTCATCGCGGACGGGACGATGGCCGCCGCGGGCTACTCCTGGTACGAGGTCTCCAACTGGTCCCGCACCCCCGAGGGCCGCTGCCTGCACAACGAGCTGTACTGGCGCGGCGCCGACTGGTGGGGCGCGGGCCCCGGCGCCCACAGCCACGTCGGCGGGGTGCGCTGGTGGAACGTCAAGCACCCGGGGGCATACGCGCAGGCCCTGTCCGAGGGGCGGTCGCCCGGTGCCGGGCGCGAAGTCCTCTCCGACGAGGACCGCCGGGTCGAACGCATTTTGCTGGAGCTGCGGCTCGTGGACGGCTGCCCGCTCTCCCTGCTGGCCCCCGCGGGACTCGCGGCGGCGGGGCGCGCGGTCCGGGACGGACTGCTTCAGGAGCAGCCGTACGGGGAGGGGCGCGCGGTGCTGACGCTGCGCGGGCGGTTGCTGGCGGACGCGGTGGTGCGGGACCTGGTGGACTGA
- the dnaJ gene encoding molecular chaperone DnaJ encodes MATDYYAVLGVRRDAPQDEIKKAFRRLARELHPDVNPDPKTQERFKEINAAYEVLSDPQKKQVYDLGGDPLSSSGGAGGAGGFGAGGFGNFSDIMDAFFGTASQRGPRSRTRRGQDAMIRLEIDLAEAAFGTTKDIQVDTAVVCATCNGEGAAPGTSAQTCDMCRGRGEVSQVTRSFLGQVMTSRPCPQCQGFGTVVPTPCPECAGDGRIRSRRTLTVKIPAGVDNGTRIQLAGEGEVGPGGGPAGDLYVEIHELPHTVFQRRGDDLHCTVTLPMTAAALGTKVPLETLDGPEEVDIRPGTQSGQSVPLHGRGITHLRGGGRGDLIVHVEVVTPSKMDPEQERLMRELAKLRGEERPLGQFQPGQQGLFSRLKDAFNGR; translated from the coding sequence GTGGCCACGGACTACTACGCCGTACTCGGCGTGCGCCGCGACGCACCTCAGGACGAGATCAAGAAGGCATTCCGGCGGCTCGCGCGCGAGCTGCACCCGGATGTGAACCCCGATCCGAAGACCCAGGAGCGGTTCAAGGAGATCAACGCCGCTTACGAGGTGCTGTCGGACCCGCAGAAGAAGCAGGTCTACGACCTCGGCGGGGACCCGCTGTCCTCGTCGGGCGGCGCCGGTGGCGCGGGCGGCTTCGGGGCCGGGGGCTTCGGCAACTTCTCCGACATCATGGACGCGTTCTTCGGTACGGCGTCGCAGCGCGGGCCCCGCTCGCGCACCCGGCGCGGCCAGGACGCGATGATCCGGCTGGAGATCGATCTCGCCGAGGCGGCGTTCGGCACGACCAAGGACATCCAGGTCGACACGGCCGTCGTCTGTGCGACCTGCAACGGCGAGGGCGCCGCACCCGGCACCTCCGCCCAGACCTGTGACATGTGCCGCGGCCGTGGCGAGGTCTCCCAGGTCACCCGGTCCTTCCTGGGCCAGGTCATGACCTCGCGGCCCTGCCCGCAGTGCCAGGGCTTCGGCACGGTCGTGCCGACCCCGTGCCCGGAGTGCGCCGGCGACGGACGCATCCGCTCCCGGCGCACGCTCACCGTGAAGATCCCGGCCGGTGTCGACAACGGCACCCGCATCCAGCTCGCGGGTGAGGGCGAGGTCGGCCCCGGCGGCGGCCCGGCCGGCGATCTGTACGTCGAGATCCACGAGCTGCCGCACACGGTGTTCCAGCGGCGCGGCGACGATCTGCACTGCACGGTCACCCTCCCGATGACGGCGGCGGCGCTCGGCACGAAGGTGCCGCTGGAGACGCTGGACGGTCCGGAGGAGGTCGACATCCGGCCGGGCACCCAGTCCGGCCAGTCGGTTCCCCTGCACGGGCGCGGCATCACGCATCTGCGGGGCGGCGGCCGTGGCGATCTCATCGTGCACGTCGAGGTGGTCACCCCGTCGAAGATGGACCCGGAGCAGGAGCGGCTGATGCGGGAGCTGGCGAAGCTGCGCGGCGAGGAGCGGCCCCTCGGGCAGTTCCAGCCGGGGCAGCAGGGCCTGTTCTCCCGGCTGAAGGACGCCTTCAACGGACGCTGA
- a CDS encoding ATP-binding SpoIIE family protein phosphatase — protein sequence MGPIPLQRDTVHRPESSAGQEGPLPVARTSLPGNSLAPSAARKFVRAVLAEWAATGLPAAAGFSEGLFDDAAIVTNELVTNAVVHAGTAVELVARLEGATDEQPAALVLEVADHHPARSVRSERPDLAHVSDPSGRPGPAEYGRGLQLVAGITECWGITYRTGLKTVWARLPVDDWHAYPDPSAEPGTRTGPNGEELFAPTPRRTAREDADRASRGALSFLAEASDLLAGQLDEDIVAALAAQLLVPRLADWCAVWLESEGGGPAALPRLARVWHSDESVTEQLRAALEKEPLRLPGIVGTGPVRLPWPEDAGLKGGEGVALAYRIAAGDRVLGAVLLGREGIARVPDEVTALIEDFVRRVGLAVGAARQYTRQATISRILQRGLLPSKVAEIPGVTSSLVYEPSDDGVVGGDFYDIFPCPGDRWCFVLGDVQGSGPEAAVVTGLARPWLRLLAREGYAVGEVLDRLNRLLLDDAMEAAEAAALMVAAAGAGGQQIPDGTQSRFLSLLYGELVPLPGGGARCTLASAGHPLPLLLRPDATVRPAAESQVLLGIVEDVAYECQTFDLAPGDSLLCVTDGVTERRSGSVMFDDGDGLAKALASCTGLTAEGIADRINRAVHEFAERPPDDDLALLVLQAT from the coding sequence GTGGGACCAATTCCCTTGCAGCGGGACACCGTTCACCGTCCCGAGAGTTCCGCAGGACAGGAGGGGCCGCTGCCGGTCGCCCGCACCAGCCTGCCCGGAAACTCCCTCGCCCCGTCCGCCGCCCGCAAGTTCGTCCGGGCCGTGCTCGCCGAGTGGGCCGCGACCGGCCTGCCCGCCGCCGCCGGATTCAGCGAAGGGCTCTTCGACGACGCGGCGATCGTCACCAACGAGCTGGTCACCAACGCCGTGGTGCACGCCGGAACCGCCGTCGAGCTGGTCGCCCGGCTGGAGGGCGCGACCGACGAGCAGCCCGCGGCCCTCGTACTGGAGGTCGCCGACCACCACCCCGCCCGCTCGGTACGCAGCGAACGCCCCGACCTGGCGCATGTCTCCGACCCCAGCGGCCGCCCCGGCCCCGCCGAGTACGGCAGAGGGCTGCAACTCGTCGCCGGGATCACCGAATGCTGGGGCATCACCTACCGCACCGGCCTCAAGACCGTCTGGGCCCGGCTGCCCGTCGACGACTGGCACGCCTACCCGGACCCCTCCGCGGAGCCCGGCACCAGGACCGGCCCGAACGGCGAGGAGCTGTTCGCCCCCACGCCCCGGCGCACCGCCCGCGAGGACGCCGACCGGGCGAGCCGCGGCGCCCTCTCCTTCCTCGCCGAGGCGTCCGACCTGCTCGCCGGCCAGCTCGACGAGGACATAGTGGCGGCGCTCGCCGCGCAACTGCTGGTGCCCCGCCTCGCCGACTGGTGCGCGGTCTGGCTGGAGAGCGAGGGCGGCGGCCCGGCGGCGCTGCCCCGGCTCGCCCGCGTCTGGCACAGCGACGAGTCGGTCACCGAGCAGCTGCGCGCGGCGCTGGAGAAGGAACCCCTCCGGCTGCCCGGCATCGTCGGGACCGGCCCGGTGCGGCTGCCCTGGCCCGAGGACGCGGGGCTGAAGGGCGGCGAGGGTGTCGCCCTCGCCTACCGGATAGCCGCCGGCGACCGGGTCCTCGGCGCCGTGCTCCTCGGCCGGGAGGGCATCGCCCGGGTCCCCGACGAAGTGACCGCCCTCATCGAGGACTTCGTACGGCGGGTCGGTCTCGCCGTCGGCGCCGCCCGCCAGTACACCCGGCAGGCCACCATCAGCCGCATCCTGCAACGCGGACTGCTGCCCAGCAAGGTCGCCGAGATCCCCGGCGTCACCAGCTCGCTCGTCTACGAACCCAGCGACGACGGTGTGGTCGGCGGCGACTTCTACGACATCTTCCCGTGCCCCGGCGACCGCTGGTGCTTCGTCCTCGGTGACGTCCAGGGCAGCGGCCCCGAGGCCGCCGTCGTCACCGGCCTCGCCCGGCCCTGGCTGCGACTGCTGGCCCGCGAGGGGTACGCCGTCGGCGAGGTCCTGGACCGCCTCAACCGGCTGCTCCTCGACGACGCCATGGAGGCCGCCGAGGCCGCCGCCCTGATGGTCGCGGCGGCGGGCGCGGGCGGCCAGCAGATCCCGGACGGCACCCAGTCCCGGTTCCTCTCCCTGCTGTACGGGGAGCTGGTACCGCTTCCCGGGGGCGGCGCGCGCTGCACCCTGGCCAGCGCGGGACACCCGCTGCCGCTGCTGCTGCGCCCCGACGCGACGGTGCGCCCCGCGGCCGAGTCGCAGGTCCTCCTCGGGATCGTCGAGGACGTCGCGTACGAGTGCCAGACCTTCGACCTCGCGCCGGGGGACAGCCTGCTGTGCGTCACGGACGGGGTGACGGAGCGCCGCTCGGGGAGTGTGATGTTCGACGACGGGGACGGCCTGGCCAAGGCGCTGGCGAGCTGCACCGGGCTGACCGCGGAGGGCATCGCGGACCGGATCAACCGGGCGGTGCACGAGTTCGCGGAACGGCCCCCGGACGACGATCTGGCGCTGCTGGTGCTCCAGGCGACCTGA
- a CDS encoding long-chain fatty acid--CoA ligase, with protein sequence MSDTHTLIDNRPPSVANLFIDRVAATPDGEAYRYPVPAASGEGPDDWRSLSWAEAAERVYAVAAGLIALGVRPEQRVALAAATSVEWILIDLGVSCAGAATTAIYPSTTTSESAFILADSESRVLIAEDAVQLAKAREHRAELPCLDHVVVIDPADVEPDDDDPEGWLLTLAELEARGAAHLAENPRAVKDRTDAITPDQLATLIYTSGTTGRPKGVRLKQDSWSYMAKATVATGLITENDVQYLWLPLAHVFGKVLTSGQIEVGHVTAVDGRVDRIIENLPVVQPTYMAAVPRIFEKVYNGVAAKARAGGAAKYKIFQWAAGVAREYAEVSQDNFRRTGRASVPFRLGARHKVADQLVFAKIREAFGGRLRACISGSAALAPDIGYFFAGAGIHILEGYGLTETSAASFVNPGEAYRTGTVGKPLPGTEVRIADDGEILLRSPGIMEGYHGLPERTAEALEADGWFHTGDIGELSADGFLRITDRKKDLIKTSGGKYVAPAEVEGRFKVVCPFVSNILVHGADRNFCTALIALDEPTILQWAGENGMAGASYADVVASPQVVELIEGYVRQLNQGLQRWQTVKKFRLLPRDLDIEHGELTPSLKLRRPVVERQYKDLIEDMYVGAREA encoded by the coding sequence GATCGATAACCGACCGCCCTCCGTGGCGAATCTCTTCATCGACCGCGTGGCGGCCACTCCGGACGGCGAGGCGTACCGCTACCCGGTGCCCGCCGCCTCCGGTGAGGGCCCCGACGACTGGCGGTCGCTGAGCTGGGCGGAGGCCGCCGAGCGGGTGTACGCCGTCGCGGCCGGTCTGATCGCCCTGGGTGTGCGGCCCGAGCAGCGCGTCGCGCTCGCCGCCGCCACCAGCGTCGAGTGGATTCTCATCGACCTCGGTGTGAGCTGCGCGGGCGCCGCGACCACCGCCATCTACCCCTCCACCACCACCTCGGAGTCCGCGTTCATCCTGGCCGACTCCGAGAGCCGGGTACTCATCGCGGAGGACGCCGTCCAGCTGGCGAAGGCCCGCGAGCACCGCGCCGAGCTGCCGTGTCTCGACCATGTCGTCGTCATCGACCCGGCGGACGTCGAGCCCGACGACGACGACCCCGAGGGCTGGCTGCTCACGCTCGCCGAACTGGAGGCCCGCGGCGCCGCCCACCTGGCCGAGAACCCCCGGGCGGTCAAGGACCGGACCGACGCCATCACCCCCGACCAGCTGGCCACCCTCATCTACACCTCGGGCACCACGGGCCGCCCCAAGGGCGTGCGGCTGAAGCAGGACAGCTGGTCGTACATGGCCAAGGCCACGGTGGCGACCGGACTGATCACCGAGAACGACGTCCAGTACCTCTGGCTGCCGCTCGCGCACGTCTTCGGCAAGGTGCTGACGTCCGGCCAGATCGAGGTCGGCCACGTCACCGCCGTGGACGGCCGCGTCGACCGGATCATCGAGAACCTGCCGGTCGTCCAGCCGACGTACATGGCCGCCGTCCCCCGTATCTTCGAGAAGGTATACAACGGGGTCGCCGCCAAGGCGCGGGCCGGGGGCGCCGCCAAGTACAAGATCTTCCAGTGGGCGGCAGGCGTCGCCCGCGAGTACGCCGAGGTGTCCCAGGACAACTTCCGGCGCACCGGCCGGGCCTCCGTACCGTTCCGCCTCGGCGCCCGGCACAAGGTCGCCGACCAGCTCGTGTTCGCCAAGATCCGCGAAGCGTTCGGCGGCCGGCTGCGCGCCTGCATCTCCGGGTCCGCCGCGCTCGCCCCCGACATCGGCTACTTCTTCGCCGGCGCGGGCATCCACATCCTTGAGGGATACGGGCTCACGGAGACCAGCGCCGCCTCCTTCGTCAACCCGGGCGAGGCGTACCGCACCGGCACGGTCGGCAAGCCGCTCCCCGGCACCGAGGTGCGGATCGCGGACGACGGCGAGATCCTCCTGCGGAGCCCCGGCATCATGGAGGGCTACCACGGACTGCCCGAGAGGACGGCCGAGGCGCTGGAGGCCGACGGCTGGTTCCACACCGGGGACATCGGCGAGCTGTCGGCGGACGGTTTCCTCCGGATCACCGACCGCAAGAAGGACCTGATCAAGACGTCGGGCGGCAAGTACGTCGCCCCGGCCGAGGTCGAGGGCCGGTTCAAGGTGGTGTGCCCGTTCGTCTCGAACATCCTGGTGCACGGCGCCGACCGGAACTTCTGCACCGCGCTCATCGCGCTCGACGAACCGACCATCCTGCAGTGGGCGGGCGAGAACGGCATGGCCGGCGCCTCGTACGCCGACGTGGTCGCCTCACCACAGGTCGTGGAACTCATCGAGGGGTACGTACGGCAGCTCAACCAGGGACTCCAGCGCTGGCAGACCGTCAAGAAGTTCCGGCTGCTGCCCCGTGACCTCGACATCGAACACGGTGAGCTGACCCCCAGCCTCAAGCTGCGGCGGCCGGTCGTCGAGCGGCAGTACAAGGACCTGATCGAGGACATGTACGTGGGCGCCCGCGAGGCCTGA